The following proteins are co-located in the Pyrobaculum calidifontis JCM 11548 genome:
- a CDS encoding manganese catalase family protein, whose protein sequence is MYLRIDRLQIQLPAPKEPDPNAAAAVSELLGGRFGEMNTLMTYTYQSFNFRMHKNPAIKPFRDLVSNIATEELGHIELVSAVVNALYVGSTKPAPPDQAPLKPLKDVRNTYHAINTGLGAFPMDSHGTPWRGDYIFVSGNLVLDFLYNFFLEVGARLAKIRVYEMTDNPVAREMIGYLLVRGGVHAMAYGKALEALTGVEVWRMLPIPKIEDSKFPEAAKYMKMGVHRTLYRFSPSDYKDIEKIWKGAHPADGQPLQVHDGPPEGGEYLELPEVPEEFAPGLYKDDFERIAKRLGINL, encoded by the coding sequence ATGTACCTAAGAATAGACCGGCTCCAAATACAACTGCCAGCTCCAAAAGAGCCTGACCCCAACGCCGCGGCAGCCGTCAGCGAGTTGCTTGGGGGCAGATTTGGGGAAATGAACACGTTGATGACGTACACTTACCAATCCTTCAACTTCCGCATGCACAAAAACCCAGCCATAAAGCCCTTTAGAGACCTGGTCTCCAACATAGCCACAGAGGAACTCGGTCACATCGAGCTGGTATCCGCCGTGGTAAACGCCCTATATGTGGGCTCCACAAAGCCGGCGCCCCCAGACCAAGCCCCACTAAAGCCCCTAAAAGACGTGAGAAACACCTACCACGCGATAAACACAGGCCTCGGCGCCTTCCCCATGGACTCCCACGGAACGCCGTGGCGCGGCGACTACATATTCGTAAGCGGCAACCTAGTGCTAGACTTCCTATACAACTTCTTCCTAGAGGTTGGGGCACGCCTAGCCAAAATCAGGGTATACGAGATGACAGACAACCCAGTGGCCCGGGAAATGATCGGCTACCTACTGGTGCGCGGCGGCGTACACGCCATGGCATACGGCAAAGCCCTAGAGGCTCTGACAGGGGTAGAAGTGTGGAGAATGCTACCCATACCCAAGATAGAGGACTCCAAATTCCCAGAAGCCGCCAAGTACATGAAAATGGGAGTACACAGGACACTGTACAGATTTAGCCCAAGCGACTACAAAGACATAGAAAAAATCTGGAAGGGAGCCCACCCAGCCGACGGCCAGCCGCTACAAGTACACGACGGACCTCCCGAGGGAGGAGAATACCTAGAACTACCAGAAGTCCCCGAGGAATTCGCCCCCGGCCTATACAAAGACGACTTTGAGAGAATCGCCAAGAGACTGGGAATAAACCTCTAA